The genome window CCCTCGCCGCGGAACCCGCCCGCAGGCTGCCGGTTCCACACGCGCTGTCCGGAGGCGCGCGCGGCCTGCCGAGAGTCGGCGCCGCCGGGGTACGACGTGGGCGACGGCCGGACGGCGACCTGCTTCCGGGCGGACGACGACCACGCGTACTGGGACAGCGAGCCGATCGGTCAGAACGAGGCGGCCGAGGAAGCGCCCGACGCCGGCGAACCGGCGGACGACTGATCGCCTTCGGTTCCGCGGTCGTCCCTTCGTTTATATACTACGGCCCGAACCAGTTCGTCAGTCCTACCCCGAGGCGAGAAGCCGCGACCCGGTTATGCCGCCGCTTCCCCTCGCTTGAGACATGACGCACAGCGACTCCGGCTCCGACGGCGGCTTCGCGCGGCGAACGATCCTCCAGGCGGCGGGGCTCTCGGGCGTCGCCGGACTGGCGGGCTGTATGAGCCAGACGGTCAACACCGCCGCGACCGGTGACGGCGCGGACGCGGCGCAGACCGACGACGAGGGGCCCGCGCTCCCGGAGACGGGGTCGCCGGAGGTCGTCGACCTCGACGAGCGCGGCCGCGAGGTGACGCTGCGCTCGGTCCACGCCCGCCACGCGGCACATCCCGGCAGCTCGCTGGGCGGGCCGGTCGAGATGCCGGTGACGTGGGCGTTCCAGGCCGACGACGGCACGCCGAGCGTCCCCGGACCGGTCCTCCGGGCGACCGAGGGCGACGACCTGTCGATCACGCTCGACAACACCGACGCGGAGATGCCCCACACGCTCCACTTCCACGGCGTCTCGAAGTCGTGGAAGGACGACGGGGTCCCGTCGACGACGGGGATCACCGTGATGCCCGGCGAGAGACACACCTACGAGATCGGCGCGGACGTGCCCGGCACCCACCTCTACCACTGCCACTTCAACACCCCGATGCACATGGACATGGGGATGTACGGGATCCTCCGGATCGACCCCGAGGGGTACGAGGCGGCCGACGTCGAGCAGTTCATGACGCTGAAAGACTGGGACACGCGGCTCTCCCGGTCGTACGGCGGTGAGGACGCGAGCTACGACGTCCAGAACCGGCGGCCGGACGCGTTCACGATCAACGGGCGCGTCGCGCCGTACACGCTCAACCCGGACCACGGCTCGCCGATCGTCGTCAGCGAAGGGGACACGGTGCGGCTCCACCTGGTCAACGCCGGGTTCATGGCCCACCCGATGCACACGCACAACCACCGGTTCCGCACCGTCGAGAAGGACGGCGCCGAGTACCCCGAGGTGTTGCAGTTACCGGAGGACGTGGTGAACGTCGCGCCCGCGGAGCGGTACACCGTCGAGTTCGAGGCGAACGCGGACCCCGGTATCTACCCGATGCACTGCCACAAGGTGGACCACGTCCAGAACGGCGGGATCTACCCCGGCGGGATGCTCACCGCCGTCGTCTACGAGGGGGCGATGGGGACGGACGTGTTCGCGGACCTCATGGAGAAGGCGGGATACGAACTTTGAGGACCGGGTGAACTACCCCACCCTACCGGTCGGGCTGACGCCCTCGCGCTTGAGGGTGGGGCTTCCTGTTTCCACGACGCGCTTTGCATCCACAACCGAGGACACAGGGAGCGCAGTCTCCACAGGCGTTGATTCGGAGCGTCCCGCTCCTAACCGCTTCTTCACACCGCGAGAAAGAATATTCCACGCCGCATTCGCGTCTCTGTCGGCCTTGAACCCGCACGCCGGGCAGGAGTGTTCGCGCACCCACAACGGTTTCTCGGTCGAAACGCCGCAGGACGCACACTCTTTCGTCGTTCCGCGCGGATTCACAGCAACGAAGTGCGTTCCTTCGCGTTCGCACTTGTATTTGAGCATCCGCAGGAACGTCCCCCACGCCGCACCTGCCCGGTTCCGCGAGTTGCCCGGTAGTTCGACCAACCCCTTCGCGTCCAAGTCCTCGACGGCCACCAAGTCGTACTCCCGAGCGTAGTAGTTCGAGAGCTTGTGAAGGAAGTCGCGGCGTTTGTTCTTCAACTCGGCGTGGCGTTCTGCCACAACCCGACGCTGTTTCTCCCAATTGTCCGACCCGTGCTGTTTCCGCGAGAGGTCGCGCTGTGCGCGTTCCAAACGTTCGCGTTCGTTGGACAGGTCGAGGGATTCGACGGCGGTTCCGTCGGTGTCGTGAGCGTACTTGAGAATCCCCACGTCGATACCGACGCAGTTCTCGGGATTCTCCGGCTTCTCCGGCGGGTCGTCGGGCGTCTCGATGCCGAGAATGGCGTACCACTTCCCGGTAGGTTCTTGCTTGACCGTGACGGTCTTAATGTCAGCGTCGTCGGGGAGGTCGCGGTGGAAGGTGAGGGGGATTTCTCCGAGTTTTGAGAGCCACAGTCGCGTCCGACCGCCCGTGTTCTTGAGCTTGAAGCCGGATTGACTGTAGGTGAAACTGCGGTACTCGCCCGGTGCCTTCCACTTGAGCGTCCCGACGCGGTAGCCCTTCTCTTTGCGCTCTCGTAGTGTCGAGAGGTTATCGTACAGCCGTTGTACGACCTTCTGTAGTACCTTCGAGTGAACGCTTTTCAGGTCGCTCCACCACTTCTTGAGACTCGGCAGGAGCTTCTGCTCAGAGTACGCCGAGGTGTCGTCGGTGCGGTTGAGTCGGTGGAGAAAGTGGTTGTAGACCTGTCTACAGGTATCGACAGTCCACGCTAACTGTTCTTCGAGAGCGTCGGACGGTCGGAGTCGATACCTGTAGTTGTAGTTCACGAGCGTTCTTCGATGAGTTCGTCAAGTTGTCCGCGAACGAACGACGAGAGGTTAAGATGGTTCTCCTC of Halorubrum trapanicum contains these proteins:
- a CDS encoding RNA-guided endonuclease TnpB family protein, coding for MNYNYRYRLRPSDALEEQLAWTVDTCRQVYNHFLHRLNRTDDTSAYSEQKLLPSLKKWWSDLKSVHSKVLQKVVQRLYDNLSTLRERKEKGYRVGTLKWKAPGEYRSFTYSQSGFKLKNTGGRTRLWLSKLGEIPLTFHRDLPDDADIKTVTVKQEPTGKWYAILGIETPDDPPEKPENPENCVGIDVGILKYAHDTDGTAVESLDLSNERERLERAQRDLSRKQHGSDNWEKQRRVVAERHAELKNKRRDFLHKLSNYYAREYDLVAVEDLDAKGLVELPGNSRNRAGAAWGTFLRMLKYKCEREGTHFVAVNPRGTTKECASCGVSTEKPLWVREHSCPACGFKADRDANAAWNILSRGVKKRLGAGRSESTPVETALPVSSVVDAKRVVETGSPTLKREGVSPTGRVG
- a CDS encoding multicopper oxidase domain-containing protein codes for the protein MTHSDSGSDGGFARRTILQAAGLSGVAGLAGCMSQTVNTAATGDGADAAQTDDEGPALPETGSPEVVDLDERGREVTLRSVHARHAAHPGSSLGGPVEMPVTWAFQADDGTPSVPGPVLRATEGDDLSITLDNTDAEMPHTLHFHGVSKSWKDDGVPSTTGITVMPGERHTYEIGADVPGTHLYHCHFNTPMHMDMGMYGILRIDPEGYEAADVEQFMTLKDWDTRLSRSYGGEDASYDVQNRRPDAFTINGRVAPYTLNPDHGSPIVVSEGDTVRLHLVNAGFMAHPMHTHNHRFRTVEKDGAEYPEVLQLPEDVVNVAPAERYTVEFEANADPGIYPMHCHKVDHVQNGGIYPGGMLTAVVYEGAMGTDVFADLMEKAGYEL